The following proteins come from a genomic window of Miscanthus floridulus cultivar M001 chromosome 2, ASM1932011v1, whole genome shotgun sequence:
- the LOC136538208 gene encoding basic blue protein-like translates to MAQGRGSARGSSAAVLALVLLCVLLHGEFAESAVYTVGDRGGWSFNTANWPKGKRFRAGDVLVFRYNAKAHNVVPVSAAGYRSCSAPKGVRALTTGNDRVTLKRGANYFICSFPGHCQAGMKIAVTAA, encoded by the exons ATGGCTCAGGGAAGGGGCAGTGCTCGtggcagcagcgccgccgtgctggCGCTGGTCCTCCTCTGCGTTCTCCTCCACGGCGAGTTCGCCGAGTCGGCGGTGTACACCGTCGGCGACCGCGGCGGGTGGAGCTTCAACACCGCCAACTGGCCCAAGGGCAAGCGCTTCCGCGCCGGCGACGTGCTCG TGTTCAGGTACAACGCCAAGGCGCACAACGTGGTGCCCGTGAGCGCAGCGGGGTACAGGTCGTGCAGCGCGCCCAAGGGCGTGAGGGCGCTCACCACCGGTAACGACCGCGTCACGCTGAAGCGCGGCGCCAACTACTTCATCTGCAGCTTCCCAGGCCACTGCCAGGCCGGCATGAAGATCGCCGTCACCGCCGCGTGA